The following are from one region of the Aspergillus chevalieri M1 DNA, chromosome 1, nearly complete sequence genome:
- a CDS encoding uncharacterized protein (COG:G;~EggNog:ENOG410Q07H;~InterPro:IPR036259;~TransMembrane:3 (o20-40i52-70o76-97i)): protein MGWTCYSDISIWSPIIGSVFFGYGLIIVFTNTYLYIILVYQMYSASALSFMTFGRYMVSGAMTVGAIPMYRNLGPHYALIILACIAPVMAPVPFLLYRYGHVIRRMSKGVQNKD, encoded by the exons ATGGGTTGGACTTGTTAT TCCGACATAAGCATTTGGTCCCCCATTATCGGATCAGTATTCTTCGGATACGGcctcatcatcgtcttcacCAACACGTACCTCTACATCATCTTGGTGTACCAGATGTACTCCGCATCCGCCCTCAGCTTCATGACATTTGGCCGTTACATGGTCTCGGGGGCAATGACTGTTGGTGCAATTCCGATGTATCGCAATCTTGGGCCTCATTACGCACTGATCATCCTGGCTTGTATTGCCCCTGTGATGGCTCCTGTGCCTTTTCTTCTCTACCGATATGGTCATGTTATCCGACGGATGAGCAAGGGGGTCCAGAACAAGGATTGA
- a CDS encoding uncharacterized protein (COG:S;~EggNog:ENOG410PSRP) produces MLTVMIASIRACPLGQFLFPKTRFRPFSLSPLPGRTFSSSTSPRTASLESSERSILDYMNQNNYDKWGWVIYRCTYNDDEAWARFKDTVGHQTRQSIAKSKAPELGNKLELTFIENRGTLDNAPKDQLRAHFNTWAAKAVHTENPRRPRTLYDIYGIPRYNYFVHVDEGALQSVVYPGLHSIGYVNLVKADWVPMSEQPAGGKLCDEDDYFEEEQYEPIDGCCEEDVGWMRLAVENLGAGFYDSMFCLDDMWHVFYKRPPEVVLY; encoded by the coding sequence ATGCTAACAGTCATGATAGCCTCAATCAGGGCCTGTCCTTTGGGGCAGTTCCTCTTCCCAAAAACCAGATTTCGTCCCTTCTCTCTCTCACCACTACCAGGTCGAAccttttcttcatccacctctCCGCGTACGGCTTCCCTAGAGTCATCAGAACGGAGCATCCTGGATTACATGAACCAGAACAACTACGACAAATGGGGCTGGGTGATTTATCGCTGCACCTACAACGACGACGAAGCCTGGGCTCGATTCAAAGATACCGTGGGCCATCAAACACGTCAATCCATTGCCAAGTCAAAAGCACCTGAACTTGGCAACAAACTGGAGCTCACTTTTATCGAGAACCGCGGGACTCTGGACAATGCTCCCAAGGATCAGCTTCGCGCTCACTTCAATACATGGGCAGCTAAGGCGGTTCATACTGAGAATCCTCGACGGCCAAGAACGCTATATGACATCTATGGCATTCCAAGATACAACTACTTTGTTCATGTTGATGAGGGTGCCTTGCAGAGTGTAGTCTATCCTGGCCTACACAGTATTGGTTATGTGAATTTGGTCAAAGCTGACTGGGTACCCATGAGCGAACAACCAGCAGGTGGTAAGCTGtgtgatgaagatgactaCTTTGAGGAAGAACAATATGAACCGATTGATGGGTGCTGCGAGGAGGATGTCGGTTGGATGAGACTGGCGGTGGAAAATCTAGGTGCAGGATTCTATGATTCTATGTTTTGCTTGGACGACATGTGGCATGTTTTTTATAAACGACCTCCAGAGGTTGTGCTTTATTAG
- a CDS encoding uncharacterized protein (COG:S;~EggNog:ENOG410PV5G), which yields MQGLADLVAAGIGESLLEKPKNGIHSEDVKLSLVHRGLGLHNIIFSESLTPTLKGMINWEFVGHAPALITIPALIEPTFELAKSESWATAADELREAFWDEIPQWKHSMGSKGSQIFLDLYSFGLYLKADTLSDSKANLAAKEQY from the coding sequence ATGCAGGGTTTAGCTGACTTAGTTGCAGCCGGTATTGGCGAGTCTCTCCTAGAGAAGCCTAAAAATGGCATACACAGCGAGGATGTTAAGCTCTCACTCGTGCATAGGGGTCTTGGTCTTCATAACATAATATTCTCTGAATCACTAACACCGACTTTGAAGGGGATGATCAACTGGGAATTTGTTGGCCATGCCCCGGCCCTAATCACCATTCCGGCTCTTATCGAACCGACTTTCGAATTAGCCAAGTCAGAGAGCTGGGCAACTGCGGCCGACGAGCTTCGGGAGGCCTTCTGGGACGAAATCCCGCAGTGGAAGCACTCCATGGGATCCAAGGGTTCCCAGATTTTCCTTGACCTGTATTCCTTTGGGCTTTACCTAAAGGCGGACACCCTTTCAGATTCAAAAGCGAATTTGGCCGCGAAGGAGCAATACTAG
- a CDS encoding UDP-N-acetylglucosaminyltransferase (COG:G,O,T;~EggNog:ENOG410QDZS;~InterPro:IPR011990,IPR019734,IPR013026,IPR029489;~PFAM:PF13374,PF13181;~go_function: GO:0005515 - protein binding [Evidence IEA]) translates to MLPSVAPFPSLQPHHHMSHYHAPGNLNSSYGFNSFPSSLPRNDPSKNSLQSVPRTRLQYPHPIQRLDLRDNTSSSSPSVGEHALRRKTPNGTLSAGYDGTPGDTTIQPPASKHILVSSLEAGQVLSPQTGFPMDNWQQPVLDQSSRPKPSNFPPVYNKNDAIRGVAVAGDMTQDANGTGWVRSLNYDPGMDSILNQTLPMQQQRFYLHDGAYVPTVLPATLQPCVGPTASAGSGPYGPYWPDGVYIPYRPAALRDSRFNSPASFAKPNMQFYDPSLNPQNSIPPGNHPDAAVAWNPAPLGMLNLDSTVKSNFPPRYSDQKPLDSALHQQILPSHSRQNTAPYPSHPSSNEPFAPWANLQQPVPGHNPRTTNAEFKEKVLSWAHSVYVDLLASIHQARRNSISNNTGDVQNQRLLKPSIYPKPPRQPGLDFSQASRPHFQQPYGASDMQMIDRLRHTGRFTASVSRLPSGPFNESPSANAVSALEMLSHLCIESGWEWIDGMLLGGCLAYGLGDYHKAMRWYSRIMARDTTHVEAISNLAATLLALDRREEALHHWLRAVKLRPSFFEAVEHLVGLLCNTHRGKEAVNIIDYVQTSLRHPKDGDCFTTDEHASEPESDAESASDMCMYEKASFDYDNDLGHPTGHPASFDQCAPDNRPLGFASSGYAIPGADNGRILALVHAKGNMLYALGDNARAAAAFEDAILIAAGRRLHGIRGLIKQIFAAFSYGSYPSGQHDNGETILLYPDKALQTSKLVFSPCGTPPGIKFVAEGLARKAAISTTSNSLLSLAKIYQDGMSSISSSGAPRSAPGVRDILALYYLSLSLQQSPSTANNVGILLAGIQNNPGKSPARSSGETQHPDIPGVIPGSGISLALAYYNYGLRLDSRHAHLYTNLGSLLKDIGQLHAAIRMYEQAVACDNNFDIALANLANAVKDAGRVNDAIVYYKRAVKVNPEFAEAVCGLANALNSVCNWVGRGGVVNGYGFRDRWHVDEQGMLRDAYNLDTGAGWIKRVVDIVDRQLREGETWGRGLLTPGMVDQLCAQLAPAVDSHRLSSGQKGSLVSILQAWAGQRWEGSRIVRLVERAIRSLTWQWYQDRYVHGKEYPWTKYRRPQLPAGLTAPNAPTVLPFHTFTCPLSAKQVRQISQRNGLRISSSTLRAPWLPGTVYPPPAPPNPYLKVGYVSSDFNNHPLAHLMQSVFGLHNPSKVKAYCYATTPSDRSIHRQQIEKEAPVFHDASAWPVDRLVNQIVEDGIHILINLNGYTRGARNEVFAARPAPIHMSFMGFAGTLGAEWCDYILADELSIPPETLSPGRRRTLMEERLLEEDHSEDMEGWVYGEKIVYTRDTFFCCDHRQSAPDAHEAGLNWDQEQELRWRMRKELFPNLRDDVLILGNFNQLYKIEPTTFRTWLRILAQIRNAVLWLLRFPESGEQNLRELAVAWAGPDTASRIIFTDVAPKNTHISRAKILDLFLDTPECNAHTTATDVLWSGTPLLTYPRYKYKMCSRMASSILSSALPNTDLGRQAQTELIASSDEDYEEKAIRLCTSTQYVPGGNGRARGRLSDLREMIFSERRGSRLFDTARWVRDLEDAYEQVWKRWVEGEEGDIWL, encoded by the exons ATGTTACCTTCCGTGGCGCCTTTCCCGTCGCTTCAACCACATCATCACATGAGCCATTACCACGCCCCGGGCAACCTTAATTCGTCCTACGGCTTCAACTCTTTTCCATCGTCGCTCCCTCGAAATGATCCGTCCAAGAATTCTCTCCAGTCGGTTCCTAGGACTCGATTACAATACCCGCATCCTATCCAACGTCTCGACCTGCGCGATAATACTTCCAGCTCAAGCCCCTCCGTCGGTGAACATGCCCTGAGGAGGAAAACGCCAAATGGAACGCTTTCAGCTGGCTATGATGGGACCCCTGGGGACACCACTATCCAGCCTCCGGCAAGCAAGCATATTTTGGTGTCGTCGTTGGAAGCGGGACAGGTCCTCTCCCCGCAGACGGGTTTCCCCATGGACAACTGGCAGCAACCCGTCCTGGATCAATCGTCGCGACCTAAGCCTTCGAACTTTCCGCCCGTATATAACAAGAATGATGCGATCAGAGGTGTTGCAGTTGCAGGAGATATGACCCAGGATGCGAATGGAACCGGCTGGGTACGTTCGCTGAATTATGATCCTGGAATGGACTCGATTCTCAATCAGACTTTACCCATGCAGCAACAGCGGTTCTATCTACACGATGGTGCATACGTTCCTACGGTACTACCCGCTACTCTCCAACCATGCGTCGGCCCAACGGCATCTGCTGGCAGCGGTCCCTATGGCCCCTACTGGCCCGATGGGGTGTACATCCCATATCGTCCAGCGGCACTACGGGATTCACGATTTAATTCCCCGGCCTCGTTTGCGAAGCCGAACATGCAATTCTACGATCCATCTTTGAACCCCCAAAATTCGATCCCCCCCGGAAACCACCCCGATGCAGCCGTCGCCTGGAACCCAGCACCTTTAGGGATGCTGAATCTTGATTCTACGGTCAAAAGCAATTTTCCGCCGCGCTACTCCGACCAGAAACCCCTTGACTCTGCTCTTCATCAGCAGATCCTGCCAAGTCACTCACGACAGAATACCGCACCTTACCCCTCGCATCCGTCAAGCAATGAGCCATTCGCCCCGTGGGCCAACCTACAGCAGCCAGTGCCTGGTCACAATCCACGGACGACAAATGCGGAGTTCAAAGAGAAAGTCCTATCGTGGGCTCACAGTGTTtacgttgatcttcttgcTTCTATTCATCAGGCCCGTCGGAACAGCATCTCCAACAACACTGGGGATGTCCAAAATCAGCGCTTGCTGAAACCCAGCATCTACCCCAAACCGCCCCGTCAGCCTGGACTAGATTTCTCGCAAGCGAGTCGCCCCCATTTCCAGCAACCATATGGCGCATCTGATATGCAGATGATCGACAGACTACGCCATACGGGACGATTCACGGCATCTGTTTCCCGATTACCCTCGGGCCCCTTCAATGAAAGCCCGAGCGCCAATGCTGTATCAGCACTTGAGATGCTGTCCCACCTTTGCATAGAAAGTGGGTGGGAATGGATCGACGGAATGCTATTGGGAGGCTGCTTAGCTTATGGTCTCGGTGACTATCACAAGGCCATGAGATGGTACTCTAGGATTATGGCCAGAGATACAAC GCATGTTGAGGCTATCTCGAATCTTGCAGCGACTCTTCTCGCCCTTGATCGCCGGGAAGAAGCGTTGCACCACTGGCTACGTGCTGTCAAGCTGCGCCCAAGCTTTTTTGAGGCCGTGGAACACCTTGTGGGCTTGTTGTGCAACACACACCGCGGCAAAGAAGCAGTCAACATCATCGACTATGTACAAACGTCCCTGCGGCATCCGAAAGACGGGGACTGTTTCACGACCGATGAGCATGCAAGTGAGCCCGAGAGTGATGCAGAAAGTGCGTCTGATATGTGCATGTATGAAAAGGCGTCATTCGATTACGACAATGACCTTGGACATCCAACTGGACATCCTGCTTCGTTCGACCAATGTGCTCCGGATAACCGGCCGTTGGGTTTCGCCTCCAGTGGCTATGCGATACCCGGTGCCGACAATGGCAGAATACTGGCCCTTGTACACGCCAAGGGGAATATGCTTTATGCACTGGGTGATAACGCGAGAGCCGCAGCGGCTTTTGAGGATGCAATCTTGATCGCGGCTGGGCGGAGACTCCATGGCATTCGAGGTCTTATCAAGCAAATCTTTGCTGCCTTCTCATATGGTTCTTATCCGTCGGGCCAGCATGACAATGGGGAAACGATCTTGCTGTATCCCGACAAGGCCCTTCAGACGTCAAAATTGGTCTTCTCACCGTGCGGTACACCGCCAGGGATCAAGTTTGTCGCGGAGGGTCTTGCACGGAAAGCTGCGATCTCGACAACCAGCAACTCTCTGCTTTCCCTTGCAAAGATCTACCAGGATGGCATGTCTAGTATCTCCTCTTCGGGAGCTCCAAGGTCGGCTCCTGGCGTGCGCGACATCTTGGCGCTCTACTACCTTTCACTCTCGCTTCAACAAAGCCCGTCGACTGCTAACAATGTGGGGATCCTGCTTGCGGGTATCCAAAACAACCCAGGGAAGAGCCCTGCTCGCTCCAGCGGAGAAACTCAGCACCCTGATATACCCGGTGTGATTCCTGGAAGCGGCATTTCACTTGCTCTGGCGTACTACAACTATGGACTGCGTCTTGATTCCCGGCACGCGCATCTGTATACCAATCTTGGTAGTCTGCTCAAGGACATCGGGCAGCTCCATGCAGCTATTCGAATGTATGAACAGGCTGTTGCGTGTGACAATAACTTCGACATTGCTTTGGCGAACTTGGCGAACGCGGTCAAGGATGCTGGTCGGGTTAACGATGCGATTGTGTATTACAAGCGGGCTGTGAAGGTGAATCCCGAGTTTGCGGAAGCAGTGTGCGGATTGGCCAATGCTCTGAACTCGGTCTGCAATTGGGTTGGTCGCGGTGGCGTCGTCAATGGATATGGCTTCCGGGATCGATGGCATGTCGATGAGCAGGGCATGCTGCGTGACGCGTACAACCTTGATACAGGTGCTGGCTGGATTAAACGCGTGGTTGATATTGTGGATCGGCAACTCCGTGAGGGTGAAACCTGGGGTCGTGGCTTGCTGACCCCGGGTATGGTGGACCAACTGTGCGCGCAGCTGGCTCCAGCTGTGGACAGTCACCGTCTCTCATCCGGTCAGAAAGGCTCCCTGGTTTCGATTCTGCAGGCATGGGCAGGCCAGAGATGGGAAGGATCCCGGATTGTGCGGCTCGTCGAGCGTGCGATTCGTTCGCTTACTTGGCAGTGGTACCAGGATCGTTACGTTCATGGCAAGGAATATCCGTGGACCAAATACAGAAGACCCCAGCTCCCGGCCGGGCTTACAGCGCCGAATGCGCCAACCGTCTTACCGTTCCACACGTTTACTTGCCCCCTTTCTGCGAAGCAGGTGCGACAAATCTCACAGCGGAACGGCCTTCGTATCTCGTCATCGACCCTTCGTGCACCGTGGCTTCCCGGCACGGTTTATCCGCCTCCAGCGCCGCCTAATCCCTACCTTAAGGTTGGGTATGTGTCGTCTGACTTTAACAACCACCCTCTTGCCCATTTGATGCAGTCTGTATTCGGTCTGCATAATCCGTCCAAGGTGAAGGCGTACTGCTACGCCACCACCCCAAGCGATCGGTCCATTCATCGTCAGCAAATTGAAAAGGAAGCACCTGTCTTCCACGATGCCAGCGCCTGGCCGGTTGATCGACTTGTCAACCAGATCGTTGAGGATGGAATtcacatcctcatcaacctCAACGGGTACACACGGGGTGCCCGAAACGAGGTCTTTGCCGCTAGACCTGCACCAATTCATATGTCCTTCATGGGTTTTGCAGGTACCCTTGGTGCTGAGTGGTGTGACTACATCCTTGCTGATGAACTGTCAATCCCCCCCGAGACATTGAGCCCAGGTAGACGGAGGACATTGATGGAGGAGCGGCTCCTTGAGGAGGATCATAGCGAAGACATGGAAGGGTGGGTGTACGGGGAGAAGATTGTCTACACCCGTGATACGTTCTTCTGCTGTGATCACCGACAAAGTGCGCCGGATGCACATGAGGCTGGTCTGAACTGGGATCAGGAGCAAGAGTTGCGGTGGCGGATGCGGAAGGAGCTCTTCCCTAATCTGAGGGATGACGTCCTTATTCTTGGTAACTTCAATCAGTTGTATAAA ATTGAACCAACGACTTTCCGTACTTGGCTCCGTATACTTGCACAGATTCGCAATGCCGTGCTCTGGCTGCTCCGCTTTCCCGAATCTGGAGAACAGAATCTCCGGGAATTAGCTGTTGCTTGGGCAGGTCCAGACACTGCATCTCGAATCATCTTCACAGATGTGGCGCCCAAAAACACCCACATTTCACGAGCGAAGATCCTCGACTTATTCCTCGACACCCCCGAATGTAACGCCCACACAACAGCAACTGACGTCCTCTGGAGCGGAACCCCCCTCCTCACATACCCCCGCTATAAATACAAAATGTGCTCCCGCATGGCGAGCAGCATCCTCAGCAGCGCCCTCCCCAACACCGACCTCGGCCGCCAAGCCCAAACCGAACTAATCGCTTCATCCGACGAGGACTACGAAGAAAAAGCCATCCGTCTATGCACAAGCACGCAGTACGTGCCTGGCGGAAACGGCCGCGCAAGAGGCCGTCTTTCAGACCTCCGCGAGATGATCTTCTcagaaagaagagggagCAGACTGTTTGATACCGCGCGTTGGGTGCGCGATTTGGAGGATGCGTATGAGCAGGTTTGgaagaggtgggttgagggCGAGGAGGGTGATATTTGGTTATGA
- a CDS encoding uncharacterized protein (InterPro:IPR006311) has translation MCQHPLLSLLLPQPLQRTLQRTQSRRTLLQRTLSLLASLDTPGLITTTATASSSVPPGASLFGKHAAPGLHTAGKLGFVSLRKKCQVALMQGLQPSLEAIANLDPRATTEDGREDDFAVICDP, from the exons ATGT GTCAACAT CCGCTCTTATCGCTGCTGCTTCCGCAGCCCCTCCAGCGCACCCTCCAGCGCACCCAGTCCCGGCGCACCCTCCTCCAGCgcaccctctccctccttgCAAGCCTGGACACGCCTGGCCTGATCACCACGACTGCCACAGCTTCTTCGAGTGTGCCGCCGGGGGCGAGCCTGTTCGGAAAACATGCGGCCCCGGGGCTGCATACTGCTGGCAAGTTGGGGTTTGTGTCCCTGAGGAAAAAGTGCCAAGTTGCCCTAATGCAGGGCCTGCAGCCCTCCCTGGAGGCCATCGCCAACCTGGACCCAAGGGCCACCACTGAAGATGGCAGGGAAGATGATTTTGCAGTAATTTGTGATCCATGA